The following coding sequences lie in one Montipora foliosa isolate CH-2021 chromosome 11, ASM3666993v2, whole genome shotgun sequence genomic window:
- the LOC137976200 gene encoding uncharacterized protein, with the protein MEIADMAYRWILAFMSLFMLCCCSFGAEKKGGYFHPLSDEAYETLLLLVQGKFNVPVAERTREQSNAVVRYWRQRDSLHLGPQSTPTLYFEGKKVVKKSSIASVVATTFDQAKAGGCKTLRNRAAAGFAGLSERNILRVTNNQAKYPIHNVKFTSKATPRPVTARTVQGQHQIDLMDLSKEAINHNGHVYKYVLSVMDIFSRYLWLRPLEKKSSQHVSQALQRIYSEHGPPDRLQSDRGTEFEGKVRPLCKQLKIKLIKSRPYHPQSQGKVERSHRRLRKKIMYDLVSVGKKGVNWAANLEDYNRILNDECKEELGWRSPFEIYYGRKSNQLVKVSLDCVDSDDNIVTTAAKKRELAGHLKKVKKIRRRAKLYSKKLNDRMVKSHKRRHKPETFKVKEHVLVRYRPQKGGNLPPKRR; encoded by the exons ATGGAAATAGCTGATATGGCATACAGATGGATATTAGCCTTTATGAGCTTGTTTATGCTCTGTTGTTGCAGTTTCGGAGCAGAAAAGAAAGGGGGATATTTTCATCCATTAAGCGACGAGGCTTACGAGACGCTGTTGCTGCTGGTACAAGGAAAGTTTAACGTGCCCGTGGCAGAACGCACACGCGAACAGAGTAATGCAGTGGTGCGCTATTGGCGCCAACGAGATAGCTTGCACCTTGGACCTCAGTCTACCCCAACACTGTATTTTGAGGGGAAGAAAGTAGTTAAGAAGTCGTCGATAGCAAGTGTTGTTGCAACTACATTTGATCAAGCAAAAGCTGGTGGTTGTAAAACACTGAGAAATCGAGCCGCAGCTGGCTTCGCAGGTCTGAGCGAAAGAAATATCCTTCGAGTGACAAACAACCAAGCGAAGTATCCCATTCACAATGTCAAATTCACAAGTAAGGCTACACCAAGGCCAGTAACCGCCAGGACAGTTCAAGGTCAGCATCAAATTGACCTGATGGACTTAAGCAAAGAGGCTATCAATCACAACGGCCACGTGTACAAGTATGTTTTGAGCGTAATGGATATTTTCAGTAGGTATTTGTGGTTGCGGCCGTTGGAAAAAAAGTCAAGCCAACATGTTAGTCAGGCACTTCAGAGGATTTACAGCGAGCACGGTCCACCTGATCGCCTTCAAAGTGACCGAGGAACAGAATTCGAAGGGAAGGTTAGACCCCTTTGCaaacagttaaaaataaaactaattaAATCGAGACCTTACCACCCACAGTCCCAGGGAAAGGTTGAGAGATCGCATAGACgattaaggaaaaaaatcatgtaCGACTTGGTATCCGTTGGCAAAAAAGGGGTTAACTGGGCAGCGAATCTTGAAGACTACAATCGGATTTTAAATGACGAATGTAAAGAAGAACTTGGCTGGAGGTCTCCCTTCGAAATATACTACGGGCGGAAGTCAAATCAGTTAGTGAAGGTGTCGCTGGACTGTGTAGATTCCGATGATAACATCGTCACCACAGCGGCAAAAAAACGAGAATTGGCCGGCCACCTGAAGAAAGTAAAGAAGATCCGACGAAGAGCTAAGCTTTACAGCAAGAAGCTTAACGATCGAATGGTAAAGAGCCACAAGCGACGCCACAAACCGGAAACTTTTAAAGTAAAAGAGCACGTTCTGGTACGGTACAGACCGCAAAAAGGAGGTAATCTTCCACCGAAAAGAAG GTGA